A window of Variovorax paradoxus genomic DNA:
GGCCGCCACGTATCGGCCCAGCGACTACAAGCTGACTGCGGGCGCGTCGTTCCGCATGGTGCTGGACGTGGGCAACTGGGACGCGTCGCGCGTCATCAACACGCCGGGCCAGTCGGGCAACCCCGACAGCCCGAACTACCGCGACCTTGCGCCGCTCTGGCTGGAGGGCAAGTACGTGCCGCTGGTCTACACACGCGCGGCGGTCGAGAAGGAAACTGTGGAGCGCATCCAGCTGACGCCGGGGAAGTAAAACTTTCTCGAGCTCGACGATGAAAGATCCCCGATCCTGGGGATTTTTCATTCCGGGTGCCAAAGCTAGAGTCGGTTGTCGAAGACGCCGAGGAACAAGCTTCCATGCAATCACTTGCTCGCATCCTGGACCCGAACAACAATGGCTTGATGGGGCTTGCTACGCCCGCGGAGGAACTGGCCGCACTCTTGGAGCAAGCCGACGAAGTGGATCAGGTCCCAGCGATCAGCCAGATCTTCGCTTTTGTCAGGATGCTCAGGAGCTACTGGACACCCGACGCCCGCGAACAGCTGGCGCTGGACCGGGTGATCGGTGAACACCTACCCTTGTTGGGCGTCTACCACGGCGGTTTTCTGCAGGCGCAGGCCCCACTTCCCTGGCGCCACTTCTCCCGTGAACTGATCGCGCTGCAACTGATCGTCAGGATCGCCGACTACAAGTTCATCGACCAGAAGGACCATCCGCTGTGCGGGCCCGTCACATTCATGCACGGCATCGCGCGGCGCAATATCGAGGAGTACACGCTGTATGTCATAGGTCTGGCCGAAAACCGCAGAGGTGACCTCGGCACCCATACGGTGAAGGTCAAGTCGAGCTCGAACCTGCTGGGCAGGCACGCCCGGCCTCAGAATTCGGACCAGATCCGCGAGGCCGACTACATCGCGCTGACCAGCCTGCGCGAAGGCAGCAACATCTTCGCCTATCGCTCGGCCAGCACCAACAGGACGCTCGAGGGCATGTCTTCGCCGGCTTCCATGATGCAGTGGATGCGCGATGCAGGCTTCAGCAACGTGGAGGATCATGTTCATTCCGGATGGCGCGTGCATGGCCTGCGCATGAAAGCCGACCGTACCAACCTGGGCTACAACCTCATGCGGCCGCATCTGCTGAAGATGCACCAGCGGCTGACCAACGGCTACACCGTCATGCTGGTCGCCGCCGACAGCCTTGCCAACATGGCGCGGGAGAAGGACCACGGTCAGTCCGCGTTGATGCGTATTCTCGGCGGCCATTTCATGCTGGCGCTTTCCGTCGATGTACGGCAGGACGGCGCGGCATTCGGTCTCGTCACCTGGGGCGAGAAGATCGAGCCGACGGTCGAGATTCCGTGGAGCAAGATCGCGAGCTGGTACCGGGGCTTCGTCTGCGGACAGCCTTGAGAAACAGGCTTCGTCGGCCTACCAGTCTTCCTTCACCGCCAGCACCACGTCCCGCCCCGCCGCGGCCCGCCCCGCGAGCCACGCGGTCACGGTCCCCGCCACCACCACCGCACCGCACAGTCCCAGCAGACGCAGCCACGGCACCAGCAGGTCCATGCTCCAGTGGAAGCTCTGCGGGTTCACCACCTTCACCAGCACCACCGACACCGCGAGCCCCAGCCCCAGCCCTGCGACGGCGCCGATGGCGGTCCATGCCGCGCCTTCGCCCGCCACCACCGCCAGCACCTGGCGCCGCGTGAAGCCCAGGTGCGCGAGCAGGCCGAATTCCTTGCGCCGTGCCAGCACCTGCGCGCTGAAGCTGGCGGCAATGCCGAACAGGCCGATGGCGATGGCCACCGCCTGCAGCCAATAGGTCACGGCAAAACTGCGGTCGAAGATGCGCAGCGAGGTGGTGCGGATCTGGCCCACCGACGCGATCTCCACCGCGTCGGCGGAGCCGCCGCCCTGGCGCGCCGCCAGTTGGCGCACCTGCGCCTGCACCGCGCCTTCGGACGCGCCGGGCGCGAGCCACAGCGCCACGTCGCTCACGTTGCGCTCGCCGGTGATGCGCTCGAAGTCTCGCGCGTCCATCGTGATCGCGCCGAACTGCCGGGCGTAGTCACGCCACACGCCGGCCACGAAGAAGGCCTGTGCCTTCCCTTGCACGCCGACCGCCGAGCCCATCGCGGCCGATAGCGGCGCGAACACCGTGCCCGGCTTCGCACCGTACAGCTCGACCATCGGTTCGCTCACGTAGATGCCGACCTGTCCCTCGGGCACCGGCAGCGCGGCGCCCACCAGCGGCAGCGACTGGGTGGCGCCGCCTTCGAGGCTGCGCGCGATCAGCGTGACGGCGGGGCGTGTCGCGTCGAGCTGCAGCGTCTGCGTGCGCAGCGTGCCGGTGCGCGCCACGCCGGGCAGTTGCGCCAGCGCCTGCACGAAGGCGGGCGGGAAGGTCGCGGTGTCGGTGCTGTTGCCGTTGCCCGCGTTGCCGCCGCGTCCGCCCGAAGTGGCGCGCACGTACAGGTCGGCCGGCAGCACCACGTCGAGCCAGTGCGTGACCGAATCGCGGAAGCTCGCGACCATCACGGTGAGCGCCACGGCCAGGCTCAGGCTGGCCACCACGCCGCTCACCGCCACGGCGGCGGTGCCGCGCATGCGGCGTGCGCGCTCGACGGCCAGCATCGGCAGCAGACGCTGCGCGAACACCGGTGCTATGCGGTCGTACAGCAGCGCGATGAGCCAGGGCAGGGCGGTGATGCCACCCACCAGCAGGCAGGCCACCGACAGGTAAGCCGCCACCGGAATGCCGCCGATGGCCGGCACATTGGCCAGCACCGCGCCGAGCGCGATCAGCCCCAGCGCCAGCCAGTGGCTGTTGCCGCGCGTGGGCGCCGCGCCCAGGCCCTTGAGCGTCTGCGCCTCGGGCAGCGCCTGTGCCGCGCGCGCGGGCCACCAGCCGCCGACCAGCGCGGCCAGCACGCCGAGCCCGCCGTAGAGCGCCGCCGCGCCGGCGCTCCAGTGCAGCTTGGGCGCGACGCCTTCGAAGTAGCCGCCGCCCAGGTCGCCGCCGAGCACCCGCAGCGCGAAGGCCGCGAGCGCGGTGCCGAGTGCCAACCCCGCCGCGCTGCCGATCAAGCCCAGCACCAGCGATTCGGCCAGCACCAGCCGCAGCCGTTCGCGCGGCGTGAGGCCCAGCACACCCAGCAGCGCGAACTGCTGCGCGCGCTTGGCCACGCTGAGCGCCAGCACCGAGAACACCAGGAAGGCGCCGGTGAACAGCGCGACCAGCGCCAGCACCGTGAGGTTCACGCGGTAGGCGCGCGAGAGGTTGCTCACGCGCTCCGCCGCGTCGCCCGGCTCCGCGAACTGCACGCCCGCCGGCCAGCCCGGCGACTGCCGCAGCGAGGCCATGAAGGCGGCCCGGTCGGTGCCGGGCGCGAGCCGCAGGTCGATGCGGCTCAACTGGCCGATCTGGCCGAACAGTTCTTGTGCGGCGGCGATGTCCATCACCGCGAGCGCCGTGCCGCCGGCCGCCACGTGGCCGGCCACGTCGAGCCGCCGCCATGCGTCGCCGCTGCGCAGTTGCACCGTCTCGGCCGCGCCGCCGGCTGCTTGCGCCGGCAGGCCCAGCGCGCTGCGGGCCGCGTTGTTGAGGAACACATGGCCGGGCGCGAACAGCGCGAAGCGGTCGGCGCCGGCCGAGGCCTGCGGCATCAGCGCGGGCGCGATGGTGGGCAGCACCAGCGCATCGACGCCGATCACGCGCATCGGCACCTGGCGCTCGCCGGCGGCCAGCGCCAGGCCCTGGAACTCCAGCACCGGGCTCGCGAGCGTGACCTGCGGGTGCTGCGCGATGCGCGCGAACACTGCTTCGTCGAAGCCGCCTTGCACGGCGCGCACTTC
This region includes:
- a CDS encoding FtsX-like permease family protein is translated as MRALLTTFSWQELRHHPWRNAAAVLAVMLGVALAFSVQLINASALDEFSSAVRSVNGQPDLEVRAVQGGFDEAVFARIAQHPQVTLASPVLEFQGLALAAGERQVPMRVIGVDALVLPTIAPALMPQASAGADRFALFAPGHVFLNNAARSALGLPAQAAGGAAETVQLRSGDAWRRLDVAGHVAAGGTALAVMDIAAAQELFGQIGQLSRIDLRLAPGTDRAAFMASLRQSPGWPAGVQFAEPGDAAERVSNLSRAYRVNLTVLALVALFTGAFLVFSVLALSVAKRAQQFALLGVLGLTPRERLRLVLAESLVLGLIGSAAGLALGTALAAFALRVLGGDLGGGYFEGVAPKLHWSAGAAALYGGLGVLAALVGGWWPARAAQALPEAQTLKGLGAAPTRGNSHWLALGLIALGAVLANVPAIGGIPVAAYLSVACLLVGGITALPWLIALLYDRIAPVFAQRLLPMLAVERARRMRGTAAVAVSGVVASLSLAVALTVMVASFRDSVTHWLDVVLPADLYVRATSGGRGGNAGNGNSTDTATFPPAFVQALAQLPGVARTGTLRTQTLQLDATRPAVTLIARSLEGGATQSLPLVGAALPVPEGQVGIYVSEPMVELYGAKPGTVFAPLSAAMGSAVGVQGKAQAFFVAGVWRDYARQFGAITMDARDFERITGERNVSDVALWLAPGASEGAVQAQVRQLAARQGGGSADAVEIASVGQIRTTSLRIFDRSFAVTYWLQAVAIAIGLFGIAASFSAQVLARRKEFGLLAHLGFTRRQVLAVVAGEGAAWTAIGAVAGLGLGLAVSVVLVKVVNPQSFHWSMDLLVPWLRLLGLCGAVVVAGTVTAWLAGRAAAGRDVVLAVKEDW